A stretch of DNA from Shewanella sediminis HAW-EB3:
TTCATTTGAGAACACTCCGCGGGCAATACCTATTTGCAGCGCCTGTGCTACCGTCGCCCCGAGGAAGCCACCGGCGGCAGAGATAGGTGTAAAGGCAGACTCAATAATTAACCCGAATGCCGGCAGAATCTGATCTGAGAAAGCGATTAAGATCCACACACAGGCAAGCACATAGCCCAGCGCCATGGTCGGTACCAGCCTCTGCGCCACATTGGCAATACGCTTAACCCCACCCAGAGTGACCGCCGCGACGAGCACGGTTAACACCAGAGCCGTTACCCAAGTCGGCACATGGAAGGCAATGGACATGGCATCGCTGATAGCGTTGACCTGCGCAAAGGTACCGATACCGAAGAAAGCGACACCGACACCAAACACGGCGAACAATTTAGCCATCCAGCCAAGTCCCAGACCACGCTCGATATAGTACATGGGGCCACCGGCTATCCGTCCCCTTGCATCTGTGGTGCGATACTTTACCGCCAACATACACTCGGCATACTTGGTGGCCATACCGAAGAATGCCGCTAGCCACATCCAAAACAGGGCGCCGGGGCCACCTATCTTGATAGCGGTGGCGACACCGACAATATTACCGGTACCGATTGTGGCAGAGAGAGCAGTACAAAGGGCGGCAAAGGACGAGAGGTCCCCTTTACCCGTCGCGGGTTTAAATAATAGCTTCAGCGCTAAAGGCAGGCGAAATACCTGAATAAGCTTGAGTCTCACGGTGAGGTAGAGTCCCGTACCCACCAGGAGGCATAAGGTAATAGGTCCCCAAACGATGGCGTTAACATTAGCCAGCAGGTCGGCGATTAAGAGTTGAAAATTCATACATTCCTCGAGTATTAAACGACTTAATTAATAAACGGAGGAGGAAAAGAAATGGCTGTTGAGCGACGCGCCGGACGCAATAGCAAGCCATATTCACCGGGCAGAGAAGCCAAACGGTAAAAATAGCCCACGACGACAAACGACAGGGACTGTGCAGTCATCCTCTCCTCTGTCCTTTTGCCTGAGCGTTTCGCGTCTATACCCAAACGATAAGTTTGGCTATTGGTCAGTGAACGAATTCACTGTGACACTTTCGCCTTCGGCGCCGCAATACAGTTATTCAGATTTGAATACCTGTTTACGATCTCTCCAGAGGCTCGTCCAGTAACAGTCCACGCCAATCACAATTGGCACCTGAAAGAGTATTTGGTCTGAGCTAAATAAAAGTACTCAATAAAAAGTACTAAATTAAAACGCTAAACCAAAGTTGCCTCGTCGGTGTGGGGGCAATTCCCCACTCTCCTGCTACCTTCATCCGAACGGATTGCCAAACGTATCGTGAATAATCGCGATAGATCCGGCAGGTTGCACAGAATGCAGCAATCTCGGGCTTTGCTCAAGTCGGTTAGATCACACTTTTATCTTCAATTCGGTAAGTGCG
This window harbors:
- a CDS encoding alanine/glycine:cation symporter family protein, which encodes MNFQLLIADLLANVNAIVWGPITLCLLVGTGLYLTVRLKLIQVFRLPLALKLLFKPATGKGDLSSFAALCTALSATIGTGNIVGVATAIKIGGPGALFWMWLAAFFGMATKYAECMLAVKYRTTDARGRIAGGPMYYIERGLGLGWMAKLFAVFGVGVAFFGIGTFAQVNAISDAMSIAFHVPTWVTALVLTVLVAAVTLGGVKRIANVAQRLVPTMALGYVLACVWILIAFSDQILPAFGLIIESAFTPISAAGGFLGATVAQALQIGIARGVFSNEAGLGSAPIAAAAAKTNEPVEQGLVSMTGTFFDTIIICTMTGLVLIITGVWSGETAGAAMTSAAFASGGSALVGQYLVTVALVCFAFTTILGWHYYGERCWYYLMGDRGLRLYQGLFLGLIAVGAFIQLDMIWLLADTVNGLMAIPNLIAIIGLRHVIHAETLRYFSKRESSEMDRAEVVTG